From Heliomicrobium modesticaldum Ice1, a single genomic window includes:
- the leuB gene encoding 3-isopropylmalate dehydrogenase — protein MTYRIAVLPGDGIGAEIVPQALRVLEAVGAKYGLSFTFTEGLIGGIAIDETGQPLPQETLELCRNSDAILLGAIGGPKWDNLPTHLRPEVGALLPLRKALGLYANIRPCRTYDALADASTLKKEVLAGTDMVIIRELTGGLYFGSKGRTDVDGVQQAWDTMIYSTPEIERIVRLAFETARHRRKKLCSVDKANVLESSRLWRETVNRLAPEYPDIAVTHMYVDNAAMQLIRNPGQFDVVVTENTFGDILSDQASMLSASLGMLASASLGGRVGLYEPAHGSAPDIAGQKKANPIATILSAAMMLEYSFNRVAEARAIEAAIEAVLAKGFRTGDIMEAGKRLVNTEEMTDRVLEELA, from the coding sequence TTGACATACCGCATCGCAGTCCTTCCCGGCGACGGCATCGGCGCCGAAATCGTACCCCAGGCGCTGCGCGTCCTTGAGGCCGTTGGCGCCAAGTACGGTCTTTCCTTTACCTTCACGGAAGGGCTCATTGGCGGCATCGCCATCGACGAGACAGGCCAGCCCCTGCCTCAGGAAACGCTGGAACTGTGCCGAAACAGCGACGCCATCCTCCTCGGCGCCATCGGCGGACCCAAGTGGGACAACCTGCCGACCCATCTCCGACCGGAGGTGGGCGCCCTGCTGCCGCTGCGCAAGGCCTTGGGGCTGTACGCCAACATCCGCCCCTGCCGCACCTATGATGCCCTCGCAGACGCGTCGACCCTCAAAAAAGAGGTCCTCGCCGGTACGGACATGGTCATCATCCGCGAACTGACAGGCGGTCTCTACTTCGGCTCCAAAGGACGAACAGACGTCGATGGCGTCCAGCAGGCCTGGGACACCATGATCTATTCGACGCCGGAGATTGAGCGCATCGTCCGGCTGGCCTTCGAGACAGCCCGTCATCGCCGGAAAAAACTCTGCTCCGTCGACAAGGCGAACGTCCTCGAATCATCCCGCCTCTGGCGGGAGACGGTGAACCGCCTTGCTCCCGAATACCCCGACATCGCCGTCACCCACATGTATGTGGACAATGCAGCCATGCAGCTCATCCGCAACCCCGGCCAGTTTGACGTGGTGGTCACTGAAAACACCTTCGGCGACATCCTCTCCGATCAGGCGTCGATGCTCTCCGCCTCTCTCGGCATGCTGGCATCGGCCTCCCTTGGCGGCCGCGTCGGTCTATACGAACCGGCTCATGGCTCTGCTCCCGATATCGCCGGCCAGAAAAAAGCCAACCCCATCGCCACCATTCTGTCAGCGGCGATGATGCTGGAATACTCCTTCAACCGTGTCGCAGAAGCTCGGGCCATCGAGGCAGCCATAGAAGCGGTGCTGGCGAAAGGTTTCCGCACCGGCGACATCATGGAAGCAGGAAAAAGGCTGGTCAACACCGAAGAGATGACGGACCGTGTGTTGGAAGAGCTGGCTTGA
- a CDS encoding 2-isopropylmalate synthase gives MSKRVVIFDTTLRDGEQSPGVSLNLHEKLEIAQQLARLGVDVIEAGFPIASPGDFEAVKAVAEQVRGPVICALARANRKDIERAAEALRGAEEARIHTFIATSPIHMQHKLRMEPDKVLDTAVDAVKLAKSFTSNVEFSAEDAFRSDVGFLCRIFSAAIEAGATTINIPDTVGYATPQEFGAFIKAIINGTPNIDKAIVSVHCHNDLGLAVANTLAALENGALQVEGTINGIGERAGNASLEEVIMALYTRKPFYNLETSINKSEIYRTSRLVSNLTGMLVQPNKAIVGKNAFAHESGIHQDGVLKERTTYEIMNPEMIGIFTNNIVLGKHSGRHAFRERLKELGYSLDDEKLTKAFARFKALADRKREITDEDLVVLVEDELRAFPEAYSLEYLHITSGTVLVPTATVRLRREEENFEEASCGDGPVDAAYKAIEKITGTGARLASYAISATTAGEDSQGEVSVKLEREGRFYTGRGVDTDIIVASAKAYLNAVNKIVFDGLPKAKTERAV, from the coding sequence ATGTCCAAGCGAGTCGTCATTTTTGACACCACTCTCCGAGACGGCGAGCAATCGCCCGGGGTGAGCCTCAACCTCCATGAAAAGCTGGAGATTGCCCAGCAGTTGGCCCGCCTAGGCGTGGACGTCATCGAAGCTGGTTTCCCCATCGCCTCACCGGGCGACTTCGAGGCGGTCAAGGCGGTGGCTGAACAGGTGCGCGGTCCCGTCATCTGCGCCCTCGCCCGGGCCAACCGCAAAGATATCGAGCGGGCTGCCGAAGCGCTGCGCGGCGCCGAAGAAGCCCGGATCCATACCTTCATCGCCACGTCGCCCATCCACATGCAGCACAAGCTGCGCATGGAGCCGGACAAGGTCCTCGATACGGCGGTCGACGCGGTCAAACTGGCCAAGTCCTTCACCTCGAATGTGGAGTTTTCCGCCGAAGACGCCTTCCGCAGCGATGTGGGCTTCCTCTGCCGCATCTTCTCGGCGGCCATCGAGGCAGGTGCGACGACGATCAACATCCCTGACACCGTCGGCTACGCCACGCCTCAGGAGTTCGGCGCCTTCATCAAAGCGATCATCAACGGCACACCGAACATAGATAAGGCCATTGTCTCCGTTCACTGCCATAATGACCTTGGTTTGGCTGTCGCCAATACCCTGGCTGCCCTGGAAAACGGCGCCCTCCAGGTGGAAGGCACCATCAACGGCATCGGCGAACGGGCCGGCAACGCCTCCCTCGAAGAGGTGATCATGGCCCTCTATACCCGCAAGCCCTTTTACAACCTGGAGACGTCGATCAACAAGAGCGAGATCTACCGGACCTCGCGTCTCGTTTCCAACCTGACGGGGATGCTCGTCCAGCCGAACAAAGCCATTGTCGGTAAAAACGCCTTCGCCCACGAGTCGGGCATCCACCAGGACGGCGTGCTGAAAGAGCGGACCACCTACGAGATCATGAACCCTGAGATGATCGGCATCTTCACGAACAACATCGTCCTGGGCAAACACTCGGGCCGACACGCCTTCCGGGAGCGCCTCAAAGAACTGGGCTACAGCCTTGACGATGAGAAGCTGACAAAGGCCTTTGCCCGGTTCAAAGCCCTGGCCGATCGCAAACGGGAGATCACAGATGAAGACCTGGTCGTTCTCGTCGAAGATGAACTGCGCGCCTTCCCCGAGGCCTACAGCCTCGAATACCTGCACATCACCAGCGGCACCGTGCTGGTTCCGACGGCGACGGTCCGGCTCCGTCGCGAAGAGGAGAACTTTGAGGAAGCTTCCTGCGGCGACGGTCCTGTTGACGCCGCCTACAAAGCCATCGAGAAGATCACCGGCACCGGCGCCCGCCTGGCCTCCTACGCCATCAGCGCCACCACCGCCGGCGAGGACTCCCAAGGCGAGGTCAGCGTCAAGCTGGAGCGGGAAGGCCGCTTCTACACGGGACGCGGCGTCGATACGGACATCATCGTAGCGTCGGCGAAGGCTTATCTGAATGCGGTCAACAAGATTGTCTTTGATGGGCTGCCGAAGGCGAAGACGGAGCGGGCTGTCTAG
- the leuC gene encoding 3-isopropylmalate dehydratase large subunit encodes MGMTITEKILAAHAGKASVEPGELIQAKLDLVLANDVTAPVSIKELEKASLDAVFDKERVVLVQDHFVPAKDIKSAEQSKIVRDFARKHDITHHYDVGDMGIEHCLLPEKGLVVPGDAVIGADSHTCTYGALGAFATGVGSTDLAAGIALGEAWFKVPEAIKFEYEGKLPEDVTGKDLILHTIGDIGVDGALYQSMEFTGSAIDDLSMDGRMTMCNMAIEAGGKNGIIAPDKKTIAYVEERATRPYKVYTSDPDAKYARVIKYDVEKLEPVVAFPHLPENTRPVSEAGHVEIDQVVIGSCTNGRIEDLRMAAKILQGKKVHKNVRCIIFPGTQAIYKQAIKEGLIDIFIDAGAAVSTPTCGPCLGGHMGILAKGERALATTNRNFVGRMGHPESEVYLCGPNVAAASAIAGRIVHPREVE; translated from the coding sequence ATGGGTATGACCATCACTGAAAAGATATTGGCGGCGCATGCCGGGAAGGCGTCGGTGGAGCCGGGAGAATTGATCCAGGCGAAGCTGGATCTGGTGCTGGCGAACGACGTTACGGCGCCCGTTTCCATCAAAGAGCTGGAAAAAGCCAGCTTGGACGCGGTTTTTGACAAAGAACGGGTCGTTTTGGTTCAGGACCACTTCGTGCCGGCCAAGGACATCAAGTCTGCCGAGCAGTCTAAGATCGTGCGGGACTTCGCCCGCAAACATGACATCACCCATCATTATGATGTGGGCGACATGGGCATCGAACACTGCCTGCTGCCGGAAAAAGGGCTCGTCGTGCCCGGTGACGCCGTCATCGGCGCCGACTCCCATACCTGCACCTACGGCGCCTTGGGCGCTTTCGCCACCGGCGTCGGCTCGACCGACCTGGCTGCCGGCATTGCCCTGGGCGAAGCCTGGTTCAAGGTCCCTGAGGCGATCAAGTTCGAGTACGAAGGCAAACTGCCCGAAGACGTGACCGGCAAGGACCTGATTTTGCATACCATCGGCGACATCGGTGTCGACGGCGCCCTCTACCAGTCGATGGAGTTCACCGGTTCCGCTATCGACGACCTGTCCATGGACGGCCGCATGACCATGTGCAACATGGCCATCGAAGCCGGCGGCAAAAACGGCATCATCGCCCCCGACAAAAAGACGATTGCCTATGTGGAGGAGCGGGCCACCCGCCCCTATAAGGTCTATACGTCCGACCCCGATGCCAAGTATGCCCGCGTCATCAAGTATGACGTGGAGAAACTGGAGCCTGTTGTCGCCTTCCCGCACCTGCCTGAAAACACCCGGCCTGTCAGCGAAGCCGGCCACGTTGAAATCGACCAGGTCGTCATCGGCTCCTGCACAAACGGGCGCATCGAAGACCTGCGCATGGCCGCCAAGATCCTGCAAGGCAAAAAGGTGCACAAAAACGTCCGCTGCATCATCTTTCCCGGCACCCAGGCCATCTACAAGCAAGCCATCAAGGAAGGCCTCATCGATATCTTTATTGATGCCGGCGCTGCCGTGTCGACGCCCACCTGCGGTCCCTGCCTGGGCGGCCACATGGGCATCCTGGCCAAAGGCGAGCGGGCATTGGCGACGACGAACCGCAATTTCGTCGGCCGCATGGGCCACCCTGAAAGCGAAGTCTACCTGTGCGGCCCCAACGTGGCCGCCGCTTCGGCCATCGCCGGGCGCATCGTCCATCCACGGGAGGTGGAATAA
- the leuD gene encoding 3-isopropylmalate dehydratase small subunit, which yields MEFTGRVWKFGKDIDTDAIIPARYLNTTSPEELAKHCMEDADPSFPQKVRKGDIIVADKNFGCGSSREHAPIAIKAAGVPCVIAKSFARIFFRNAINIGLPIFECPEAVDGIREGDVVQVNADRGVIFNMTTGQTYTAKALPASMQSIIQAGGLMQYVKTRVAEGK from the coding sequence ATGGAATTTACAGGCCGCGTATGGAAATTCGGCAAGGACATCGATACCGACGCCATCATCCCGGCTCGCTACCTGAACACCACGTCGCCGGAAGAACTGGCCAAACACTGCATGGAAGACGCCGATCCCTCCTTCCCCCAGAAGGTGCGCAAGGGCGACATCATCGTCGCCGACAAAAACTTTGGCTGCGGCTCCTCGCGGGAACATGCCCCCATCGCCATTAAAGCCGCCGGCGTCCCTTGCGTCATCGCCAAGTCCTTCGCCCGCATCTTCTTCCGCAACGCCATCAACATCGGCCTTCCCATCTTCGAATGCCCCGAGGCTGTTGACGGCATCCGTGAGGGCGACGTCGTCCAGGTCAACGCCGATAGGGGCGTCATCTTCAACATGACCACCGGCCAGACCTACACCGCCAAAGCCCTCCCTGCCTCGATGCAATCGATCATCCAGGCCGGCGGCCTCATGCAGTACGTCAAGACCCGGGTAGCGGAAGGGAAATAA
- the cimA gene encoding citramalate synthase, whose amino-acid sequence MDRVFIYDTTLRDGTQGEGISLSVEDKVKIAARLDQLGVAYIEGGWPGSNPKDMEFFQRAQQMTWKHAKIAAFGSTCRPGSEACDDPNLRALIESGAPVVTIFGKSWDFHVTAALRTTLEENLRLVRDSITFLKNQGREVIFDAEHFYDGYKGNPAYAKEVVMTAEKAGADWIVLCDTNGGTLPHDVLSITQEMVFTLRAPVGVHVHNDGDLAVANSIMGVMAGARQVQGTMNGYGERCGNVNLCSVIPNLQLKMKMECLPEGKLQTLTDAAHFVGEIANMPLRNDMPFVGHSAFAHKGGIHVSALMKDPGTYEHIQPEAVGNHRRVLVSELSGMSNVIYKAKELGLDVNRQNADTKQIIEQIKNLEHQGFQFEGAEASFEVLLRRAFGEDPVPFVLDSIRLIIEKRSDADFTSEAMIKLRVGDQVVHTAAEGNGPVNAVDNALRKALLSHYPFLAECHLTDYKVRVLDGKDATEAKVRVLIETRDSHDAWGTVGVSTNIIEASWQALMDSFLYGYMRERARASIESSRPA is encoded by the coding sequence ATGGACCGTGTATTTATTTATGACACGACGCTTCGCGACGGAACCCAGGGGGAAGGCATCTCCCTCAGTGTGGAAGACAAAGTAAAAATCGCAGCACGTTTGGATCAACTTGGCGTAGCCTACATTGAGGGCGGATGGCCCGGATCCAACCCCAAAGACATGGAATTTTTCCAGCGGGCGCAGCAGATGACATGGAAGCATGCCAAGATTGCCGCCTTCGGCTCGACCTGCCGCCCTGGCAGCGAGGCTTGTGACGATCCTAACCTGCGGGCGCTCATCGAGTCGGGCGCGCCGGTCGTCACGATATTCGGCAAATCCTGGGATTTTCATGTCACAGCGGCCCTACGGACCACCTTGGAAGAAAACCTGCGTCTGGTCCGCGATTCGATCACCTTCTTGAAAAATCAGGGCCGGGAAGTGATTTTCGACGCTGAGCACTTCTATGACGGCTACAAAGGCAATCCCGCCTATGCCAAAGAGGTCGTCATGACGGCGGAAAAAGCAGGCGCCGACTGGATCGTCCTCTGCGACACCAACGGCGGCACACTTCCCCACGATGTCCTGTCCATCACGCAGGAGATGGTCTTCACCCTGCGGGCGCCTGTGGGCGTCCACGTCCACAACGACGGCGACCTGGCAGTGGCCAACTCCATCATGGGAGTCATGGCCGGCGCCCGCCAGGTGCAGGGCACCATGAACGGCTATGGGGAACGCTGCGGCAACGTCAATCTTTGTTCTGTCATCCCCAACCTCCAGTTGAAGATGAAGATGGAGTGCCTGCCGGAGGGCAAGTTGCAGACCTTGACTGATGCGGCTCACTTTGTCGGTGAGATCGCCAACATGCCCCTGCGCAACGACATGCCTTTTGTCGGTCATTCGGCTTTCGCGCACAAGGGCGGCATCCACGTGTCGGCCTTGATGAAGGACCCCGGCACCTATGAACACATCCAGCCGGAGGCGGTGGGCAACCATCGGCGCGTCCTCGTATCCGAACTGTCCGGCATGAGCAACGTCATCTACAAGGCCAAGGAACTGGGCTTGGATGTAAACCGGCAGAACGCCGATACGAAGCAGATCATCGAACAGATCAAGAACCTCGAACATCAAGGCTTTCAATTTGAAGGGGCGGAAGCGTCTTTTGAGGTGCTCCTGCGCCGCGCCTTCGGCGAAGATCCGGTGCCCTTCGTTCTTGACTCGATCCGCCTGATCATCGAGAAGCGATCTGACGCCGATTTCACCTCGGAAGCCATGATCAAGCTGCGCGTCGGCGACCAAGTCGTTCATACGGCCGCCGAAGGTAACGGCCCCGTCAACGCCGTCGACAACGCGCTGCGCAAGGCCCTTCTCAGCCACTACCCCTTCCTGGCCGAGTGCCATCTCACCGACTACAAGGTGCGTGTCCTCGACGGGAAAGACGCCACAGAGGCAAAAGTTCGCGTCCTCATCGAGACGCGGGACTCCCACGACGCCTGGGGGACTGTTGGCGTGTCGACCAACATCATCGAGGCCTCTTGGCAGGCGTTGATGGACTCCTTCCTGTATGGCTACATGCGAGAACGGGCCCGGGCGTCGATAGAATCATCCCGACCTGCCTAA
- the ilvB gene encoding biosynthetic-type acetolactate synthase large subunit, with protein MNGAQALLKCLEENGVEVIFGYPGGSVLPIYDALLESPIRHILVRCEQGAAHAANGFARAAGKPGVCLATSGPGATNLVTGIANAYMDSIPMVIITGQVPTSMVGTDAFQEVDITGITMPITKHNYLVKDVGDIPRVVYEAFHIASTGRPGPVLIDIPKDVLSAECSRCGEKPAIDIRGYRPNVKGHPSQIKNAAKLIQEAKRPVIMVGGGIILANAAQELTELALSAQIPVTTTLMGIGAFPETHPLSLGMVGMHGTPYANRAVSQADLLIGIGVRFGDRATGNVAKFARDAKIIHIDIDPAEIGKNADIDVPIVGDARLVLQQLNQLKPAPNHAEWLEQVAQLKAQNPLKYPKQSLTAQYVIEKAGDMTRDQAWVATDVGQHQIWAALHYKFIKPGRFVTSAGLGTMGYGLPAANGLQTARPDDMVILFTGDGSIQMQMQELGTARQENLPLKIILFNNNALGMVRQLQHFYCGKRYSGVKLTFNPSFESIAAAYGIRYFAVTRLEEVEATLREAFAHPGIVLVEVMTDENDMVYPTVLGGKGLDEIILCE; from the coding sequence TTGAACGGAGCCCAGGCGCTGCTGAAATGCTTGGAAGAAAACGGCGTCGAGGTCATCTTCGGCTATCCCGGCGGGTCGGTGCTGCCGATTTATGACGCCCTGCTCGAATCCCCCATCCGGCATATCCTTGTGCGTTGCGAACAAGGGGCTGCCCACGCGGCCAACGGATTCGCCCGCGCCGCCGGCAAACCGGGGGTCTGCCTGGCCACATCGGGACCGGGGGCGACCAACCTGGTCACAGGGATCGCCAACGCCTACATGGACTCGATCCCCATGGTCATCATTACCGGGCAGGTTCCCACCTCTATGGTCGGCACCGACGCCTTTCAAGAAGTCGATATCACCGGCATCACCATGCCGATCACCAAACACAACTACCTCGTCAAAGATGTGGGCGACATCCCCCGCGTCGTCTATGAGGCTTTCCACATCGCCTCCACCGGTCGGCCCGGACCTGTGCTGATCGACATCCCCAAGGATGTCCTTTCCGCCGAGTGCTCCCGCTGCGGTGAGAAACCGGCCATCGACATCCGCGGTTATCGGCCCAATGTCAAGGGCCATCCATCACAGATCAAAAACGCCGCCAAGTTGATTCAAGAAGCGAAACGGCCCGTGATCATGGTCGGCGGCGGCATCATCCTCGCCAACGCCGCTCAGGAACTGACTGAGCTGGCCCTGTCGGCCCAGATCCCGGTCACGACGACACTGATGGGCATCGGCGCTTTTCCGGAGACGCACCCCCTTTCCCTGGGGATGGTGGGCATGCACGGAACTCCTTATGCCAACCGGGCCGTCAGCCAGGCCGATCTGCTCATCGGCATCGGTGTCCGCTTCGGCGATCGGGCCACCGGCAACGTGGCCAAGTTTGCCCGTGACGCCAAGATCATCCACATCGACATAGACCCGGCTGAGATCGGCAAGAACGCCGACATTGACGTGCCCATCGTCGGCGATGCCCGCCTGGTGCTCCAGCAGCTCAACCAGTTGAAACCGGCGCCCAATCATGCCGAGTGGCTGGAACAGGTGGCCCAGTTGAAGGCCCAGAACCCCCTCAAGTACCCGAAGCAGAGCCTGACCGCTCAGTACGTCATCGAAAAAGCCGGCGACATGACGCGCGATCAGGCCTGGGTCGCCACCGATGTGGGCCAGCACCAGATCTGGGCAGCTTTGCACTATAAGTTCATCAAGCCGGGGAGATTTGTCACCTCAGCCGGTCTCGGCACCATGGGCTACGGTCTGCCGGCTGCCAACGGCCTACAGACGGCCAGGCCTGATGATATGGTGATCCTATTTACCGGCGACGGCTCCATCCAGATGCAGATGCAAGAGTTGGGCACGGCCCGGCAGGAGAACCTGCCCCTGAAGATCATCCTCTTCAACAACAACGCCCTGGGGATGGTTCGCCAACTCCAACACTTCTACTGCGGCAAGCGCTACTCCGGCGTGAAGCTGACCTTCAATCCTTCCTTCGAGTCCATCGCCGCCGCCTACGGCATCCGCTACTTCGCCGTCACCCGGTTGGAGGAAGTCGAGGCGACCCTTCGGGAAGCCTTCGCCCATCCCGGCATAGTCCTTGTCGAGGTGATGACTGACGAAAACGATATGGTCTACCCGACTGTCCTCGGCGGCAAAGGGCTCGATGAGATCATCCTCTGCGAGTAA
- the cdaA gene encoding diadenylate cyclase CdaA gives MLPPNLENFNFMALLDIVAVAFIIYRLTMFIKGTRAVQLLKGFGVLIIASYLSEALSLNTLSWLLKQAWTALIVALPIVFQPELRRTLEQLGRGKLFPAQIAVMADEDRSFLIGEIVRAVGVLMKNKIGALIIIERKTGVNDVIETGTWIDGKVSSEFLVNIFIPKTPLHDGAVVVRGDRVVAAACYLPLTDDPGLARELGTRHRAGIGITEQSDAVAVIVSEETGNLSMAVDGKLTRFLDETSLRSRLEELLQPKTTNSRSFWQWRSNP, from the coding sequence ATGCTACCACCGAACTTAGAGAATTTTAATTTTATGGCCCTATTGGACATCGTTGCAGTCGCTTTTATCATCTACCGGCTGACCATGTTCATCAAGGGCACCCGCGCGGTCCAACTGCTCAAAGGGTTCGGTGTGTTGATCATCGCCTCGTACCTCAGTGAGGCCCTGAGTCTGAACACCCTCAGTTGGCTGCTGAAGCAGGCCTGGACCGCCTTGATCGTCGCTTTGCCGATTGTGTTTCAGCCGGAACTGCGCCGGACGCTGGAGCAATTGGGACGAGGCAAGCTGTTTCCGGCCCAGATCGCCGTCATGGCCGACGAGGATCGCAGCTTCCTGATCGGCGAGATCGTGCGGGCTGTCGGCGTCCTGATGAAAAACAAGATCGGCGCCTTGATCATCATCGAACGCAAGACAGGCGTCAATGATGTCATCGAGACGGGCACATGGATCGACGGCAAGGTGTCGAGCGAGTTTCTCGTGAACATATTCATTCCCAAGACGCCCCTTCATGACGGCGCCGTCGTCGTGCGCGGCGATCGTGTCGTAGCCGCCGCCTGTTATTTGCCGCTCACCGACGATCCAGGTTTGGCTCGGGAACTAGGCACCCGCCACCGGGCGGGCATCGGCATCACCGAACAGTCCGATGCCGTTGCGGTTATCGTCTCCGAGGAGACGGGAAACCTATCCATGGCGGTGGACGGCAAGCTGACTCGTTTTCTCGATGAAACCTCCCTCCGATCGCGCCTGGAAGAACTGTTGCAACCGAAAACGACAAACTCCCGTTCGTTCTGGCAATGGAGGAGCAACCCATGA
- a CDS encoding small basic family protein yields MWLPLIGLALGIFIGSVLSITIPMEYAKYMSVAVLAALDSVFGSLRSFLEDKFDALVLLTGFFTNAVLAALLAYIGDRLGVDLFLAAVFAFGVRIFQNLAVIRRYVIDRMIRPRPKNQPNPIEKI; encoded by the coding sequence ATGTGGCTACCGCTGATTGGGTTGGCCCTTGGCATCTTCATCGGATCCGTTTTATCCATTACCATCCCCATGGAATATGCCAAATATATGTCCGTGGCCGTTCTGGCAGCGCTGGATTCGGTCTTCGGCTCTCTCCGCAGCTTCCTAGAGGACAAATTTGACGCCCTCGTCCTGCTGACCGGATTTTTTACAAACGCCGTCCTGGCGGCCTTGCTGGCCTACATCGGCGACCGCCTCGGCGTCGATCTCTTTTTGGCGGCTGTCTTCGCCTTCGGCGTCCGGATTTTCCAAAACCTCGCTGTCATTCGCCGCTACGTGATCGACCGCATGATCCGTCCTCGACCGAAAAACCAACCGAATCCGATCGAAAAGATCTGA
- a CDS encoding YbbR-like domain-containing protein, giving the protein MMDIAGTARRNWLYKLAALAIAILLWVYVNAEQQSVQTFPVQLEREGLEAGYVLDPEPPTVVELRVKGPKAIMANLSSRDFRARISLTGAKPGPLTIGVTVDAPSNVQIISKSPAELSLHVDVLETRTLPLAWEFKGNMAAGYRVGDPTLRPAEVVVSGPREKLRQIQRVGVQIPVGAKESFTRLLPVRVIEPALSDDGRLQISPKSVEVTVPVLQEMTSRTVAVQPLVTGTPADGFKVLSTRVEPANLSVTMPAEGFADLRALATSPVDINGARADVVKDVNLALPAGVRPVNAALTVVRVIVTIGPVFQPTPQPPEEAKPATGGTTQTDPGKEPGKEPGSGAGTGAATTSGATGGAGTGQQRR; this is encoded by the coding sequence ATGATGGATATTGCCGGAACAGCGCGCCGCAACTGGCTCTATAAACTGGCCGCCCTTGCCATCGCCATCCTCCTATGGGTCTACGTGAACGCCGAACAACAGAGCGTCCAGACCTTTCCCGTCCAACTGGAGCGGGAAGGACTCGAAGCCGGCTATGTCCTCGACCCGGAGCCGCCTACTGTGGTGGAGCTGCGCGTCAAGGGGCCGAAGGCGATCATGGCCAACTTGTCGTCTCGCGATTTTCGCGCCCGTATCAGCCTGACCGGGGCCAAACCGGGACCGTTGACTATCGGCGTCACCGTCGACGCGCCGTCGAATGTGCAGATCATCAGCAAATCGCCAGCTGAACTGAGTCTGCATGTGGACGTGCTGGAGACGCGGACGCTGCCGCTCGCCTGGGAGTTTAAGGGCAACATGGCGGCCGGCTACCGGGTCGGCGACCCGACGCTCCGCCCGGCGGAGGTTGTCGTCAGCGGGCCTCGTGAAAAACTGCGGCAGATTCAGCGCGTGGGAGTGCAAATCCCCGTCGGCGCCAAGGAGAGCTTCACCCGCTTGCTGCCGGTCCGTGTGATTGAGCCGGCCCTCAGCGATGACGGGAGACTGCAGATCTCGCCCAAGTCGGTCGAGGTCACCGTTCCGGTCCTCCAGGAGATGACGAGCAGAACGGTCGCTGTTCAGCCGCTCGTCACCGGCACGCCAGCCGATGGTTTTAAAGTGCTTTCGACACGGGTAGAACCGGCAAACCTGTCGGTGACCATGCCGGCGGAAGGCTTTGCCGACCTGCGCGCGCTGGCCACCTCGCCTGTCGACATCAACGGCGCGCGGGCTGATGTCGTCAAAGATGTGAACCTTGCCTTGCCCGCCGGCGTGCGGCCCGTCAACGCCGCGCTCACCGTCGTCCGGGTCATCGTCACTATCGGACCGGTTTTCCAGCCGACACCACAGCCTCCAGAAGAAGCCAAACCGGCCACCGGCGGCACAACCCAAACTGACCCTGGCAAGGAGCCCGGCAAAGAACCGGGCTCGGGCGCTGGCACAGGGGCTGCGACTACCAGCGGCGCAACCGGAGGGGCGGGGACGGGACAGCAAAGAAGGTAA